The sequence AGGCCTGCCTCCAAGGAGAGAGCTTGGGAAGCTGAATACAGAGGTGAGTCCAGGCAGTGACTATAGTAGTTTGCTACTGAATTCTTGCTTGCTGTCCTGATCTCTTTACCTAAAGAGACAGAAGAAGGAACTGCTTTAAATAGCCCTTCTTTCACAAGCCCATTTGTCACCAGCTGAGTTCAAGTTCAGGAAGAAATGGGACTCCCTGCCCCTCCAGGCTCCCCTTGTCATCCCCAtcaagggagaaagagacagcaTCTCAACCTGTCTTACCTGGTAGGTCCTGGGACTGCAACTTTCCTGGGGGGCTGCAGATTGCTGCGACCGGCACCAGGGATGGGAAGATTTGGTCGCTGAGAAACAGGAACTTGATGGGTGTTAACGAAAGACATGAGTTAGCAGAAGGTTCAAGTGACCTTCTCAAAAAGAAATACTGGATGAAGGTAGACTGAGTTTGGGATTAGTGCCTTTCTTCTCACCCAAGATAAAAAACATATGGTAtttgaaaactgaggctcaaactCTGCCCAGGCCCACATTCTCTCCTTAACTCAGCCTTCCCATCTTCAAACAGAGCTGTAATGAGGGTGGAGAAAGTCACTGCTACCAACTCTGGGAGGGTGCGTTCATGCTGGGCAGGGGTAGGTATTCTTCCTCCTGATTTCTTATCCTTATGGCCATTGTTCTCACCTCTGTGCCCTGCGGCACTTGGTCTTGGAAGTCCTTTCCGAGCTGGCAGGGAATCTGGAGGAAGGGCACCTTTGCTGGATGGTACACTCCGGCTGGTGAGTGGCATCCTGCTGGCAGGCCTGGGAATGGCCGACGGAACAGGCAGTCGACTGGAAGGTTTAGCAGCTGCTCCCTGTGGCCGAGACAGGCGCTGAGAGTTGCTGGTAGAAGGCTGTGGAGCCAAGACTGGTCTGACAGAGGTAGGTGGGCCTggtggagagaagcagaggaattTTAGGGTCAGCTCcacatcctccctcctcccactcacCCACAGCTTTGCTGCCCAGGTCTTCTCACTTGCTGTTGCTCTCCCACTGGGCCCGGCTTTCCCCCGGACTGGAGGAGTTGATCGGGCAAGAGGAGAAGATGCTGGGCTTTTGGATGCAGGGAACAGATTGCAAGTGGGCGACTCCTGAAgcacaaagaggggaaaaaaaggactagaatggaaaaagaatctgttcTGCTGGCTGATTAAGGGACAGAGGTGGAGAGCTGCCTAGATCCCAGTGAGGAAGAGCAGAAGTTAGCtgccaacatcatcatcatcatcaccaatgCCATTTATTGAGAGCGGACCATAAGCATTATAGAGCTCACGCACAGACGCGGTGGTAAGTGCTTTGCTTATGGTACCTCGTTTAATTCCAACAGTCCTATGAGGTAGAATTTGACTATCTCTATTTTACCAACAAGGAAACTGCTCTATGCCTGCACTGAGTCAGGCACAGTGTCGGGGGCACACATCTAACCCAAACCCTCTACACTCACCCTCTTCATGCTGGAGGGCCTCTTTCCAGATGTTGCTCGAAGAGCCCTGACTGACACCTTCCTATCGCTGCTCCGGAGTCGGGGTGTCAGGCTGCTTGGGGAGGGAGTGCTCCGAGACAAAGAGCTCACGGTGGGCAGCAGGTCTCGGACAGGACTGTCCTTGAGCACAAAGGTCTCCCGCCGAGGGCTGGGCTTCACCCTTCGAGGCCCCGGGCCCTCACCGGTGTTCTCCCGCTCCTGCAGGGCACACTGTTCCAGATGAGCTGCCAGCCGGTTGGCTTCACTGAGGATTTCTTCCAGCTTCTCTGGGCTGAGGGGGCCTAAACTGAGCCTCAGActctggggggcgggggccaCTGCATTTGGGTCACTTCGATGGGAGAGACCTCGTCGGAGGGGTTTCTCCGGAGTTACCGACACTGCTGTATCTTCTTCCTCTcgactgagaaagaaaacaaatcaggCACCATGCCCACATGGAAGAGAGCAGGAGACTACAAGGGAGACTGGGCAAAACCCCCACTACAGAgctaggaacacaaccccaaacCCTGATACCCGTGCTGGCTGTGAGATCTAAGTGATGAGACAGCCAGTTCTAGGAGGCCTTCAGCACTTACTGACATTGGGAATTATGCCAGGATGTACATGAAGCAAATCCACTTACCCTTCTTCTTAACACCCTGAAATCTCGTTCCAGCttatcccttctccccttccccagtaGTGTCATAGGGGGCGAAGTCAACCAGCCACCCAGAAGCCCCAGTGCACCCAACCTTGCTAAATTACCAATCCAGACCTAAGGCCAATAATTCAGCAGTAAGGTGTTAGAGACAACCATTGTTGGAAGAAGGTAAGTAGGATAAAGAGTCTACTACCTGTCAGATGGTGACAGCCCCCCAAAGTCCAAGGTCTCATCTGCTATAAACTTTACATCTgtaggggaggagagaaggaatgcCAGCCTTTGGTCCCTAACACGGCTCTCAATCACAGGGCCTCATTCTTCCCTCCAGCGTTTCCTTACCTTCTTCTAAATCTTCCATGTTCCAGCCAGCAGGAGCAAAAGTCAGCTTAGACCCCGGAGCTGGAGAGAAAATATACCTTTCCTCAGGTCTCCATCCTGCCCAAGGCCTCCCAGCTAGACTCGGTAaaagccaggggctgggagtcACTATGGACGTAAAGCAGGCGTCCCAGCAGCAGCACCTGCCCCTGTAACTGAGGTACTCTTACCTCCGGAGCAAGTGCCGACAGATGCCCCATCCTCCCATCTCCTTCCGCACATTGGCCCCCGCCCCACTGCGACCCGACCTCTTCTCGCTGGGGCGGTCTACGCGCCCCATCCTCCACCCCAACATCACCCTCCGGGTTCTTCCTCTCCCCAAGCCACCTTTCTACTCTCTGCGGCACCACGCCCACACCACACCTCCACGCCACCCTCAGTTTTCACTTTCCGACTCGCCTCACCTCCCGCGGAAGGTGTTTTCCTCCCACAACCTTGTCCAGGGAACCCGCTCCGAGGGGGCGGGGCTCCTTTCGAATCTCTCAGGTCCCACCCACTCCTACCACACGCGCTCAATGATTGGTGAAGGCCAGCATCCTCCGCCCTTGTGGGGCGGGGCGGTGGAAGGGTAGCCGGCCGGAAGTCCGCAGGTGGGGGCCGAGTGGAAAGCCGTTCCAAGAAAGGCTTCATTTGGAGGGCTGAGGCGAGGAGGCCGCGCGCGCGCTTGCTTGCCCGAGAGACCTTGTTCGGCTTCCCTCCCGGAGCCGGGCCTGCGAGGGGCGGGACCTCGCGGCGACGCGCGAGGGAACGGGCCAATGAGTAGTGAGAGTTTCGCGACCTGCCGTCCCCCTCTTCTCCGCCCCCTCCTTCTCGTGCGAGGCAGAGCTGAGCTTTGACGCCCCTTGCGGCGGTCGGCCCTAGAACTAACGCTCTGCCTGAGGAAATTCGTTTTATTGGGCTCACTTGGCTCACTCCATTCGGAAGCGCAGTGTTAGCCTGATCCCTCAGGTGTATTCACGGAAGCaactaaacatttatattttaggtATATTGAGGTTCTCTAAGACGTACATCTTCCATCGGCTTTTTAGGCGAGAACATTCGGAACCTGAGGCATCCAAGGTGTGAAGAAAACTATGGGCTTTTCAGACAAGGAGATTTGGGTTCAGATTCAACCGTGGCTCCTCTGTTGACAAGTATATTGAGTAtctttgacctctctgagcttatgTTTGACCCCTCGCTTATCTAAGAGGATCGTGACCGTCGCAGTACATGGTTAGGAGGATAGTTATGAACATCAAGTTTTATACCGTGTGCCTTCCTCTAAATTAAAAGCTGTGGTGCAAAAAACTTAAGCCTACTTATTAgggattttctttgttgtttccaAGGGTTGCCTGTGAATAGACTGAGCCACCAGTCTTctcagaaatattctaaaatttttaagttaaaagtcCCAAAAAGAATGGTTGAAGAGCTTTCCCGTAAACAAAGAGCCTAAGCTTTTAGTCCCCAGAgtttatgaccattattttggCGGTTTATAGGCTTTTTGTTTACTTCCGAGTTTTTAGTTGTGAAGTTGAGGTGGTGAGGTTGGCAGGAGTGAGATGTTACAGTAATAAATGCCACAGGGAGCAAAGGAGGCTTGGAATTTAGTGGTGTGAtaagggagagggtggggagaccCAGAACTTGCAAGCTTGTGTGaggaaaagctgagagaagaGGATTGCCTCTTTTTCCGTAGGTTTCCTGGTGACAGTGGAATTTTAGTTGCTTGCAGTTTTCAAATTCTTTGGAGGTAAGAAAACCAGAGCCAGTAGCTTCTCTCTCTTCAGGCAGGTAGTGGAGATCAGAGGGAAAGAAGCTGTTAATTAACTGCATTCTGTCTTCCCCTAGGAGCAGCCTGAGTAGGGAAGTTCTTCACCCACCTTCAGGTAAGCGGAAGAGGCAGTTTTAGCAAGTTGGAAGTTAGTTTCTTCTAAGGAAACTCATCTCCAATTTTCTGTCACCAAATTATGATTTTGAAAGCtgttgaagaaaaaaagcaatggaCCTGCTTTCTCTTCCATCAGAATGACAACAAAGCCAGAAAATACAGATTTCAGGCACAAGAATTCTTCACTCAGCGTAAGGCACCTAATCTGGGAAATAACGTGTCCCCCTCAGCTCAACTCCAAAATGGTATGTATGAATAAGAGTTAAAGATTTGGGGTAAATTATgaagaaatgaattaatgaagaaaGTATACCCCCTCCCAGGCACATGGTAAGCCTTAGTTGAGAAGGTACTTTGAGCATAGTGTTGAGTGCATAAATGATAAACTTAAGGATTCCAGTGCAGTTCTCCTTGAATGCCGGGAAGCCTCTTGGTCACTGTGTACGTGACCGGCTGTCTCGGGACTCTGGCCCCTGCTCCCTAATGGCCCTCTCAACATTCTCAGCCGGGGTTCCGCTAGTGCCTTAGACTCTACAAATGATTTGTTTGactattttctcagttttcccaAGGATGCTACATAACTAGTAACATTCTTGATGCATAGGAAGAAGTTAATTTATGACATACAATGAATGCCTTGGGGCATTGGGACTTTCTCATAGAACTCCAGTTGAGAAAGACTGGAATAGATACTTGGCCTCAACTGAAAATAGGCCTTTGGTCTGAACAGAAAAGCTCTTCTTCACACTCAGCCAAAACATATCCACTTCCTCCTCAAAACCTTGCCTTATATTTACTGCctcctagaatttttttctttcttaaacccATGATTCCAACCCAGACCGAAACAGTGAGGGTCCCTGGGTGAAAGAGATAAGAGGAAATAGGGAAGACTTGAATTCAAACAGACCTGATTCAAATCTTAGAACTTCTACTTTCCAGCTACATAACTTGGAGCAATTTATAAGCTTCAACtcactcatttgtaaaatgaagattaaaagagataatgccTGATGTGTAGAAAGCTGTTTCAGTTATGTATTATTGTGCAACAAACCACCCAATATTCAGTGGTTTGAAACAACAGCAACTATTCATCTGCTCATGATTTTACAGTTTGGGCAGAGCTGTGCAAGGACAGTCTGTCTCTACGTGAGGAGTAGATTGGGTTTGACTAGGGTTGAGAGGTCCAAGGTAGCCACACATGTCTAGGGCTgtgatgctggctgtcagctgggatgCTTGGTTGTCCTCCACGTGGCCTCCCATAATTCAGTAATCTATCCTGAGATGCTTTACATGGGAACTGACTTccaaaagcaaaagcagagaCTAGTAGACTCTCAACTGGCATAGCATCACCTCCACTACATTCTTTTGGTCAAAGCAGGGCACATGGTCAGCCAAATTCAAGGGGGGAGAAAAAGACTCCAACTCTTGGTGGAAAGAGCACCATGACCATTCCAGGATGGAAGGAATTGTTGCTATCTTTTGCAGATTCCATCACAGAATGCCTTCAGTATCTTATTtgttatagaaatgaaaacatgtaagCAAGAGCACATCACTTTTATTCTTTCCCCAGGGCTTAATGAGACTCTGCACTGGTTTCTTCACTATCTCCCGGCCCTCACATCTTAGTGCTCTGTCTTTAATTAGctctgtgtgtatttatgtgtcctgctgtctgtgtctctgtgatAGATGTGAATCCTGTTTTCCAACTTATACTGGAAagcacagagaggaagagagcagGTCATCTTGAGCATCCCCCTTTGAGCACCTAATACTGTATAGAGTTGTCATAGACTGTCTAGAGAAAAGGACAGTGTTAGGAACCTCTGTGGAAGAGAATGTAGTtatgggaagagaaagaggagtctGGGGGCCCGCAGATTCCATACAGTCTGGCTAAAGGATTCCAATTTTCTCAATGGTTTTCTATATAGAAAGGCTCAAACAGATGGACACTTATGCAGCGAGGATCCACACCTTTATTTAGATTAGTCCAAACAGACACTATGCTGGAGCTCCTTAAGAACACAGTCTCTCCACAGGCTTCCTGGAGGCACAGAAAAGAGAGGGTATGTTGTGGCCATAACGGCAAACAGTGAGAGCTCATCCAGGCTGCTGAGGTGACCTCCTTTCATGGTCCCTGGGTCCTGTGCTCTGAATTCTGTATTTACCCTGCTTCGTTGCTGGCACTGACCAGGAGAAATGGAAAAGGGCACTAAGAGTAACAAGGATAACACCAACACAACATGACATTAACCTTAACCTTAACCTTAATGCAGAGAAGGAATTGAGGGATGGCGAGAGAACTGGCTGTGCAAGCCAGCTGGCAGAGAGAGATCTCCCGAGAAgcttgtactatttttttttttttttttttggtacgcgggcctctcactgttgtggcctctcccattccgaagcacaggctccggacgcgcaggctcaggctcagcggccatagctcacaggcccggccgctccgcagcatgtgggatcttcctggactggggcacgaacccgtgtcccctgcattggcaggcggactctcaaccactgcgccaccagggaagcccagaagcttGTACTTTTAATGCATCCCTCAAGGTTTTCATTTGCTAAAGATCAGTAAGAGGCTTAAATAAATGGCTTCTGGGATGGAATTAATTCTTGGGTTTCATTGACCAGGAGCTGCAAGTCAGAGGAGATGTTGGGAACCAGTTCTCTTTAATTCTCTCATGAGCTTCCTTTTCACCCCACTCATCAGTTTGTACACAACATTTCTGCTGTGAGTGATTTAGAGTCTGAAGGAGTTATCAAATTCTAAATGACGGTCTGAGTTGCCCTTTGCCAGTAACGTGCTGCTTGGGACCACATTCCCCACATGTTCAATTATTGTTGACATATAATGATAACAGTGGTTTTCTTCTCTTGGAAGGGAAGGAATCCAAAATCTTCAAAGTAAAAAGGAAGCAAGCTCATCTGGTTTTCACCATGCTTAAGATACTGAGGTAGAAACACTTAATTGATGGGAacaccttcctctctctttttctgccatgtggtggtggtggtgacctcGGCCATCCTCCACTCCTGATTGTTTTTTTTGACACCTTTTCTTACAGCACCTGCTCACTCCCTCCCACAAAACCCCCTTACAGTTAGGTAGATGCTATCACTCTTTTTCAGAGGGCCGCTAGGTTTAATTCCTGTCATCAACTTGAGGAGTACAGATACATAGAGGATGTGACAAAAGTAGACCTCATCTATGGTAAATTCCCTCCACAGGGATGATAGTATTcacttacaagaaaaaaagtcgttaaaagaaaagtggttgccagtgAGTGTATGGTTGAAAGGCTCAGGAATATATATCTGTCTCAGACTGAGCAACACTAGCCATAAACATGAAATACTCCATTCAGATCCCCTGTACCTCTCCTTACCTTCCTCAGAGTTGCCCACGTCTGCTTAGCGTGCCTCAATTAGGAGCTGCAAAATTCAGACATCTCTCTGTGTTGACATCTCTCCGTTTTAACATGTCAGCAATCTCTGGGAAACCTTTCAGAGCATCGAGAAGGGATATACTTCCAGGTTTGGGGGGAGTCCATGGTGCTAATTAAGAGTCTATGCGGAGGGAAGAATAGGACATGTAATGGCCCATTCATTCCTGAGTCATGCTGCACATGCTTAGAAAGTGCCCACTGTGTACCAGAAACTGGGCTGGACACTGGGGGACAAGGTGAATaagatggtccctgccctcacagtGCTCACAGTTTATGGGGAAACAGATCAGTAAATagataattataaaacaatattctAAATGCAATGATGGCAATCTGAGCAAGGGGacaggaatggataaatgaatgaatactttAAAAGCGGTAGAGAGGATGTGCAATATTCCCATTTAACCAACTAGAGACGAAAGTCCTCTGGTTTGTTTAAAAGCCCAATAAAAAGCTACAGCTTTCCTGGATTGAGTCAGATTGTATAGTTTAATGAAAAATGATCTGGGTAAGGTCCAGCAGACTTGGCCTCTTTTCCACCATAGTGCCAACTCCTCAATTAACCAGCACTGGAAATTGCAGGTAAACTGATCAATCACCTCCCTGTGCTTTAGGTTTCTCCTTTGCAAAGTGGAAATAGTGATTCTTCCTATATTGCAGAATTATGATGGAGAGAAATGAGGAATGGATGATAAAAATGGCTCCTAAAATACATCctgatgatgacagtgatgagaAGGCCTGAAGGGGAAGCAACCCGAGCCCTTCTCCATCTAGGCTTGTGTCTCTGCCCTCGACTTTCCCACCTGTGGAGAGAGGAGGTGATTGCACCTTAAGGTGCGAGTTCTGCCCTTACCTTTCACATCCACCCGACAGTCTACTGACGCCTCCCCCAGGGGGTTAACAGCCTTGCAGATGTAGATGCCCCCGTCAAAGGGGCCAGGCTTGTGGATTTCTAGGGAGCAGATTCCCAGGTGAGTGAGGGCTCTGTACTTGGGGTTGCCTTGGATATCCATCTTGTTCTTTAGCCAGATGATCTTTGGCTGGAAGATAAAGATGAGGGGGGTGAGTCAGGAGCAGCCAACAGGACTCCAGCCCCCCTGCCAGAGAGACAGCTTTGAATCTCATGCCCAATTGCCAGCAGGTCATTAAGTGACATCTTCATATATGAGGAACAAACACTAAAAGCAAAACTGGAAACATTATCCACATCAGCCTGTCTTGGACACCAGTGCCCTGAGTGTTCCTACGTAATGTGCTGTGGAACAGGCAGATGATGGTGACGGGAGCAAATGTTTTGGTTAGAATGTTCTTCGACACAGCTAAGGTTAGAGCAGAAGCAGAAAGCAGCACAGCCACCCACAGACCTCCTTGCTCACCTTGGGGGAGGCATGGATGCAGCAGAAGAGCTGGGTGTCACAGCCAATGACTGTAGTGCAGTCTGCCAGAGGCTGGGTGAACTTCGGGGCTTCTGAGAAATCTCACTGGACAAACCCCTCGGTCTTGTAAACAGTAGCCGAGGGGACCAAGAAGGGCCTTGCTGTAGTGCCTGAGAGCCCCATCCGTCTTCAACTCTTTCTCCTTAACTCTTCCTGGCTCTGAGTCTCAGTGCTTTACCTGCTTTCTGGATGTGGGCCGGGTCGGCAGTGACAGAGGCTGTCTGGCTGAGCCCACACTGGTTCTCAGCAAAGACTTGAAATGCATAGGAGTTGCCGACGATGAGGTCGGAGACTGTGCGGCTGGCGCGGTGATAGCGCTCCAGcaccgtgagccacagctgtggGGCCCCGGAAGATGCCCGGAATGAGACCCCTGTTTTGGCAGCTCACTCCACCCCAGCCTACTGCGTGGAACTACCAGAGTCCCATTCCAGAATGTgctgttcctccctccctccatcccagctGGGCCTCACCCCAGATTTGGTGTCAGCCTTTTGCACCACGTATCCCAGGAGTGTGTTCCCGTGTCTTGGGGCAGAGTCCACTCCAGGGTAGCGCTGGAGCCCCAGACATCCACCAACTTGATACTCTGAGGAGAGCCTGGCCTCTTTGAAAGGGCCAAGCATGGCAGCGGGCATGGCACGCCTCACATGCCAGGACATTACCAGGAGGGGCCCCTCCGCTTCTGCTCAGCCATCCCTCCCTTCACCCACCACTGCGTCCCACAGCCCCGCTTCCCCGGCTCTCTGTGCTGATTCCTCTTCAGGCTGGGGTGGGAGCCCCCAAGGACCACGTCGTCTCCCATTCCCCCCACTGTACCGATCACCAGGGTGTCAGTGGTGGCGGTGGCCTCCAGCCCGCCCAGCTGCACATGGAGCTGGTAGTGACCCAAGTCAGCACACTGGGCCTCTCGGATGAAGAGGTTGGAGTCCCGCTCCCCATTCCGCATGCTCACATGACTGGCGTCCAAGGCACAGCCGTCATGCATGCACATGGCTTGAGGTTGGGGTTTGCCCTGAGAAATGGGGAGAAGGCTGTGGGCTGCCCCGAGAGGCCTTTTGCCCCTCCCGGCTGCAACAGGGGTCAGATCCACCAGGTCCACGTGGTGACTTGACTCGCAGCTGCAAATTCCTTGAGAGGTTGGTGGACTGTCCCAGCGGACTTCCATCTCTCAGCAACAGCCTCAGGATCATGGGAAAGGGGGATGGCTTTGAGTCTCCCCGCCTCTAAGAGTCTAGGTCATGGACACTCAGGGCAGCTGGGACTAAAATTAGCTGCCCAAACTCCTGAGAGCCCTCCAAACTGAGCGCTCCCAGACCCCTGCTGACTGAAGGGCATGGATTAGCCTTACATCATCACCTGGGCATGCCCAACCTGACCTGACCCCAACACCCGCAGGAGTGCTGATGGAAGGGCTATTTGGCCTCACACTCGGTGACATGCCCCTTCCATTCAAGGCTAGGACGACTGTCCCACTGCTAGTAGGactcttgttttttgtttccaAATCAAAACCCTGGCCTGGCTCCAGTCATGGACCCAGCGTGGGGCTGTCATGATCACCTGGAACGGGATTAGTAGATTCAGAGTGTCTCCAACCTTCTGGATGTAGGTCTGCCTCTGGGCCTGAGGTAGCCAGATCTTGGGGTGCTCTGAgtgatggaaagagagagaacgGGGTGGTGAGCCTCCCTGGGGGGAAGAGGAGAGTTTAGAGGAAGTGTAAGTGGATGCTGCATCTAGCTGTGCTCCATGGCCAGGTGACCCAGGCAACACTGAGCAAATTAAGCCCTCTCTCGGGGAATGGGAAGATAGCTCCCATTGTCTCACTGGGATTTAGGGATAAGCAACCAGCTGTGGGATCCTGTAGAGAGAGTTAGTCTCAGCAGAAAGAGCACTGAAGCGCGAGCCTGACACCTACTTCTTTTAATTGGTAACTCTCCACCATCGACTTTTCATCaactgagatttcttttttgtttgtgcaCAGACCAGTCCAGTCCGAGTGGTCTGTCTTTCCACTCCTTTTCTACATTTGTCCTCAGCAACACTCCTTTTTTCAAGGCCACTTTCAATGTCAATCCTGACCCCCAAGTGTCCGCCCCGCTCCCCAGTTCGGTGCCAGACCCCGAGGAGAAAGCTTTATATTCTGCAGGCAGAGTCAACACCCTGGCCCCACCAGGACAGCACTGATGTCACTGCAGAGGGAGCTGGCGTCTGGTCCCTTCTCTGCAGGGCTGCCCTGTTCAGGGGCCTGCACAGTGTCTTCCAGTCTGTGGAGGATCACTTTGTACAGTCAGAATCTGGGACAGATTAGGTCCACTGCTTACTCCCCCTTGATCTTCCAGGCGTGTTCCAGTGAGAAGAGAGATTAGATTATGTTTATTGGCTTCCAGGATGAAGACAGGAGATGCTCAGGAAAGTGCTGAGTGTAAGTTTGGGGAATGACCAGGTGTAAGTTCCTCTCAGGATGCCTCCGGCAGCCTTGGCTGAGGAAGTGCAAACATCCCACCTGGGTTCCTTTCGGGTCCTAGCTGAAATCTACTCCATTTTCCAGGCTTCTGGTGCTACTGCTTCCTCCTTTCTCAGGCAGAGACAGTCCCCCGCTGCTGTAGTCTTACAGGGGGTGTGACAGTCTCAGTTCCCACCAACTCCCCAGCCTCCCCGCTCCTTCATTCCTATCAGTTGGAAGAACTCCACCCCAGCACACAACTGTGGCAAACAGCTTGATAGCGATTCCAAACTTTTTGATAACACACATTTCCCTGTAAATACATCCCTGAACATTCACCCtaatgtatgtatgtttatttacaaattgaactgtttaaaatgtacattaCATAATGCAGAATTTGAATggtgaaattgaaaataaatcaaaCGAAGGGTCTACAAAGCTCTTCCTACACCTCAGTTTGTAGATCGTTGTTTAGAGACCAGGAACTTCCATAGTCCGCCCTGATTAGCATCTTGAGATAACTTGGGCTTTGTGGATGAAGACAGACAGAAATATTCAGTGCatgctgtccattttatttgcctAGTTTCCTTTTTTACCGTGTGGCTTACGTTTTAACCTGGGTTGTGCTGTCTTAGGCTGCGCCTCACCCCTCTACCCTGACAGAAGTGGGAACTGTGTGGTACAGGGCCTCCAGTGCTCTAAGCGCTGTCCTGCCCGTACGGCCCAGGGCCTGAGGCCTCAGCAAGGACTCAGCTCGGAACCCAGGCAGCTGAATGACCCTGCTCGGCTGCCCTCTGTTCGACTTTGGCAGTTTGGGTGGAGGCGGGGCATGAAGAACAGAAGAAGTGTTGTGTGATGTGTTCCTTTCCTGTGGCCATCTTGGCAAGCGACCAAGGAGTTGAGAACAGGCGGATATGACTTCAGGGTTTTCTGCAAAAAGAGGGTGGCAATTGAAAAGGAGGGTCAAAACTTCATCTTGTTGGGCTTGGTTCCCCACTGCTGAGTGGGGACCTAACCCTTCACGCTTGCCGGGGAGAGGGCTGAGGAGAAGCCGGCTCTGCTGTCCCTTGCGCTGCCTACAGAACCTCTGAGTTAGGAAGGACCTTGGTGAGCACCCAGAGCAAGGAGAAGACTGGAAGGAAAGGGCTGGGAGAGAGAAACAGCTTTGCTGTTGACCTCACGGCCGGTTGTGAAGTCGTGCTGGCACCATCTAGGAACGTGTGTCTGAAGGACCTGTTCTCTGAGCATGACAGCATATCTGTCCACTTACCTGCCCTTCAGTGTCCACCTGGGACTGGGCACCACAGTCAGGGCTCCTGCAGTGATCTTGCCCCTGGAGAGAAGAGGCCAAGAAG comes from Delphinus delphis chromosome 1, mDelDel1.2, whole genome shotgun sequence and encodes:
- the PSRC1 gene encoding proline/serine-rich coiled-coil protein 1 isoform X4, with the translated sequence MCGRRWEDGASVGTCSGAPGSKLTFAPAGWNMEDLEEDVKFIADETLDFGGLSPSDSREEEDTAVSVTPEKPLRRGLSHRSDPNAVAPAPQSLRLSLGPLSPEKLEEILSEANRLAAHLEQCALQERENTGEGPGPRRVKPSPRRETFVLKDSPVRDLLPTVSSLSRSTPSPSSLTPRLRSSDRKVSVRALRATSGKRPSSMKRESPTCNLFPASKSPASSPLARSTPPVRGKAGPSGRATASEKTWAAKLWACQQDATHQPECTIQQRCPSSRFPASSERTSKTKCRRAQSSCFSATKSSHPWCRSQQSAAPQESCSPRTYQVKRSGQQARIQ
- the PSRC1 gene encoding proline/serine-rich coiled-coil protein 1 isoform X2 is translated as MCGRRWEDGASVGTCSGAPGSKLTFAPAGWNMEDLEEDVKFIADETLDFGGLSPSDSREEEDTAVSVTPEKPLRRGLSHRSDPNAVAPAPQSLRLSLGPLSPEKLEEILSEANRLAAHLEQCALQERENTGEGPGPRRVKPSPRRETFVLKDSPVRDLLPTVSSLSRSTPSPSSLTPRLRSSDRKVSVRALRATSGKRPSSMKRESPTCNLFPASKSPASSPLARSTPPVRGKAGPSGRATASPPTSVRPVLAPQPSTSNSQRLSRPQGAAAKPSSRLPVPSAIPRPASRMPLTSRSVPSSKGALPPDSLPARKGLPRPSAAGHRVPVSQRPNLPIPGAGRSNLQPPRKVAVPGPTR
- the PSRC1 gene encoding proline/serine-rich coiled-coil protein 1 isoform X3 — its product is MCGRRWEDGASVGTCSGAPGSKLTFAPAGWNMEDLEEDVKFIADETLDFGGLSPSDSREEEDTAVSVTPEKPLRRGLSHRSDPNAVAPAPQSLRLSLGPLSPEKLEEILSEANRLAAHLEQCALQERENTGEGPGPRRVKPSPRRETFVLKDSPVRDLLPTVSSLSRSTPSPSSLTPRLRSSDRKVSVRALRATSGKRPSSMKRESPTCNLFPASKSPASSPLARSTPPVRGKAGPSGRATASPPTSVRPVLAPQPSTSNSQRLSRPQGAAAKPSSRLPVPSAIPRPASRMPLTSRSVPSSKGALPPDSLPARKGLPRPSAAGHRVPVSQRPNLPIPGAGRSNLQPPRKVAVPGPTR
- the PSRC1 gene encoding proline/serine-rich coiled-coil protein 1 isoform X1, translated to MCGRRWEDGASVGTCSGAPGSKLTFAPAGWNMEDLEEDVKFIADETLDFGGLSPSDSREEEDTAVSVTPEKPLRRGLSHRSDPNAVAPAPQSLRLSLGPLSPEKLEEILSEANRLAAHLEQCALQERENTGEGPGPRRVKPSPRRETFVLKDSPVRDLLPTVSSLSRSTPSPSSLTPRLRSSDRKVSVRALRATSGKRPSSMKRESPTCNLFPASKSPASSPLARSTPPVRGKAGPSGRATASPPTSVRPVLAPQPSTSNSQRLSRPQGAAAKPSSRLPVPSAIPRPASRMPLTSRSVPSSKGALPPDSLPARKGLPRPSAAGHRVPVSQRPNLPIPGAGRSNLQPPRKVAVPGPTSSTEFDFHPRLWFDGHLHVNGLCS
- the MYBPHL gene encoding LOW QUALITY PROTEIN: myosin-binding protein H-like (The sequence of the model RefSeq protein was modified relative to this genomic sequence to represent the inferred CDS: inserted 2 bases in 2 codons; substituted 1 base at 1 genomic stop codon), which translates into the protein MEAATALEVAXGSTLKVKEASLADADGAQASPRRGAVSPIPQLLPPTEEHPKIWLPQAQRQTYIQKVGDTLNLLIPFQGKPQPQAMCMHDGCALDASHVSMRNGERDSNLFIREAQCADLGHYQLHVQLGGLEATATTDTLVIGTRPGSPQSIKLVDVWGSSATLEWTLPQDTGXTLLGYVVQKADTKSGLWLTVLERYHRASRTVSDLIVGNSYAFQVFAENQCGLSQTASVTADPAHIQKAARPFLVPSATVYKTEGFVQXDFSEAPKFTQPLADCTTVIGCDTQLFCCIHASPKPKIIWLKNKMDIQGNPKYRALTHLGICSLEIHKPGPFDGGIYICKAVNPLGEASVDCRVDVKDS